The proteins below come from a single Haemorhous mexicanus isolate bHaeMex1 chromosome 20, bHaeMex1.pri, whole genome shotgun sequence genomic window:
- the SLC25A19 gene encoding mitochondrial thiamine pyrophosphate carrier isoform X1 — protein MVGYDPEGRCVSTVEAAAAGSASGLVTRVLVSPLDVLKIRFQLQIEQLSSRNPAAKYHGILQAVQRIFREEGLTAFWKGHVPAQFLSVGFGAVQFMTFESLTELMHNVTSFKARDSFVHLVCGGLAACTASVAVQPVDTLRTRFAAQGEPKIYLNLRHAVVTMYQTEGPRTFYRGLTPTLIAIFPYAGLQFFFYNILQQFSKWVIPAEAKNGASIRNLVCGSCAGVVSKSLTYPLDLVKKRLQVGGFEHARAAFGQVRTYGGFLDCVRQIMREEGPGGFFKGLSPSLLKAAFSSGLIFFWYELFCGLLCTMKGPESTKRKEG, from the exons ATGGTGGGTTACGACCCCGAAGGCAGGTGCGTGTCCACGGTGGAAGCGGCTGCAGCAGGATCAGCGTCTGGCTTGGTCACTCGGGTCCTTGTCAGCCCCTTGGACGTCCTCAAGATCCGCTTTCAG CTCCAGATCGAGCAGCTCTCCTCCAGAAACCCCGCAGCCAAGTACCACGGCATCCTGCAAGCTGTGCAGCGCATCTTCCGGGAGGAGGGCTTGACAGCCTTCTGGAAGGGCCATGTTCCCGCTCAGTTCCTTTCTGTTGGCTTCGGAGCTGTTCAG TTCATGACATTCGAGAGCCTGACGGAACTGATGCACAACGTCACCTCCTTCAAAGCCCGCGACTCCTTCGTGCACCTGGTGTGCGGAGGCCTGGCTGCCTGCACCGCCTCGGTTGCCGTACAGCCTGTGGACACACTGCGCACCCGATTTGCTGCCCAGGGTGAACCAAAG ATTTACCTCAACCTTCGCCATGCAGTGGTGACCATGTACCAGACAGAAGGGCCTCGGACTTTCTACAGAGGTTTGACCCCCACACTCATTGCTATCTTCCCATACGCTGGTCTCCAGTTCTTCTTCTACAACATCCTGCAGCAGTTTTCCAAATGGGTGATTCCAGCTGAAGCAAAGAATGGAG CCAGCATTAGAAACCTTGTCtgtggcagctgtgctggagtggTCAGCAAAAGCCTCACGTACCCTTTGGATTTGGTCAAAAAGCGACTGCAAGTGGGTGGCTTTGAGCACGCTCGGGCAGCCTTTGGGCAG GTACGGACGTATGGGGGTTTCCTGGACTGTGTGAGGCAGATTATGCGAGAGGAGGGCCCAGGTGGGTTCTTCAAGGGCCTCTCTCCCAGCTTGCTGAaggctgccttctcctctggCCTCATCTTCTTTTGGTACGAGCTGTTCTGTGGCCTCCTGTGCACCATGAAGGGCCCTGAGAGCACGAAGAGGAAGGAAGGCTGA
- the SLC25A19 gene encoding mitochondrial thiamine pyrophosphate carrier isoform X2 — protein MVGYDPEGRCVSTVEAAAAGSASGLVTRVLVSPLDVLKIRFQLQIEQLSSRNPAAKYHGILQAVQRIFREEGLTAFWKGHVPAQFLSVGFGAVQFMTFESLTELMHNVTSFKARDSFVHLVCGGLAACTASVAVQPVDTLRTRFAAQGEPKIYLNLRHAVVTMYQTEGPRTFYRGLTPTLIAIFPYAGLQFFFYNILQQFSKWVIPAEAKNGASIRNLVCGSCAGVVSKSLTYPLDLVKKRLQVGGFEHARAAFGQCLLP, from the exons ATGGTGGGTTACGACCCCGAAGGCAGGTGCGTGTCCACGGTGGAAGCGGCTGCAGCAGGATCAGCGTCTGGCTTGGTCACTCGGGTCCTTGTCAGCCCCTTGGACGTCCTCAAGATCCGCTTTCAG CTCCAGATCGAGCAGCTCTCCTCCAGAAACCCCGCAGCCAAGTACCACGGCATCCTGCAAGCTGTGCAGCGCATCTTCCGGGAGGAGGGCTTGACAGCCTTCTGGAAGGGCCATGTTCCCGCTCAGTTCCTTTCTGTTGGCTTCGGAGCTGTTCAG TTCATGACATTCGAGAGCCTGACGGAACTGATGCACAACGTCACCTCCTTCAAAGCCCGCGACTCCTTCGTGCACCTGGTGTGCGGAGGCCTGGCTGCCTGCACCGCCTCGGTTGCCGTACAGCCTGTGGACACACTGCGCACCCGATTTGCTGCCCAGGGTGAACCAAAG ATTTACCTCAACCTTCGCCATGCAGTGGTGACCATGTACCAGACAGAAGGGCCTCGGACTTTCTACAGAGGTTTGACCCCCACACTCATTGCTATCTTCCCATACGCTGGTCTCCAGTTCTTCTTCTACAACATCCTGCAGCAGTTTTCCAAATGGGTGATTCCAGCTGAAGCAAAGAATGGAG CCAGCATTAGAAACCTTGTCtgtggcagctgtgctggagtggTCAGCAAAAGCCTCACGTACCCTTTGGATTTGGTCAAAAAGCGACTGCAAGTGGGTGGCTTTGAGCACGCTCGGGCAGCCTTTGGGCAG